A window of the Equus przewalskii isolate Varuska chromosome 10, EquPr2, whole genome shotgun sequence genome harbors these coding sequences:
- the CHRNE gene encoding acetylcholine receptor subunit epsilon isoform X7, with the protein MATRDCAGKQVRTEPDWREAEAPGVWAGTGWGRRLLGGGGGRGPAQTPGFPRAHSIDGQFGVAYDANVLVYAGGYVSWLPPAIYRSTCAVEVTYFPFDWQNCSLVFRSQTYNAEEVEFVFAVDDDGETISKIEIDTEAYTENGEWAIDFCPGVIRRYYGGAADGPGDTDVIYTLIIRRKPLFYVINIIVPCVLISGLVLLAYFLPAQAGGQKCTVSINVLLAQTVFLFLIAQKIPETSLSVPLLGRYLIFVMVVATLIVVNCVIVLNVSLRTPTTHAMSPRLRHVLLELLPRLLGSGAPPEVPRAASPPRRASSVGILLRAEELILKKPRSELVFEGQRYRHGTWSAALCQNLGAAAPEIRCCVDAVNFVAESMRDQEATGEVGRCRGPPPSLVRQAPAVYRTQLVPALPQEVSDWVCMGKALDNICFWAALVLFSVGSSLIFLGGYINQVPELPYPPCM; encoded by the exons ATGGCTACCAGAGATTGTGCTGGAAAACAAGTGAGGACCGAGCCAGACTGGCGGGAAGCCGAGGCCCCAGGCGTCTGGGCTGGAACTGGTTGGGGCAGGAGGCTACTtggagggggcgggggccgcgGACCTGCGCAAACGCCGGGTTTCCCCCGAGCACACAGTATTGACGGCCAGTTCGGCGTGGCCTACGACGCCAACGTGCTGGTCTACGCGGGCGGCTACGTGAGCTGGTTGCCCCCGGCCATCTACCGCAGCACCTGCGCCGTGGAGGTCACCTACTTCCCCTTCGACTGGCAGAACTGCTCGCTCGTTTTCCG ctctcagacgtacaatGCCGAAGAGGTGGAGTTCGTCTTTGCGGTGGACGATGACGGCGAGACCATCAGCAAGATCGAAATCGACACCGAGGCCTATACTG AGAACGGCGAGTGGGCCATAGACTTCTGCCCCGGGGTGATCCGCCGCTACTACGGTGGGGCCGCTGACGGCCCGGGGGACACTGACGTCATCTACACGCTCATCATTCGCCGGAAGCCGCTCTTCTACGTTATTAACATCATCGTGCCCTGCGTGCTCATCTCGGGCCTAGTGCTGCTCGCCTACTTCCTGCCGGCGCAGG CTGGCGGCCAGAAATGCACAGTCTCCATCAACGTCCTGCTCGCCCAGACCGTCTTCTTGTTCCTAATTGCCCAGAAAATCCCAGAGACGTCTCTGAGCGTGCCACTGCTGGGCAG GTACCTCATTTTCGTCATGGTGGTTGCCACGCTCATTGTCGTGAATTGCGTCATTGTGCTCAACGTGTCCTTGCGGACGCCCACCACTCACGCCATGTCCCCGCGGCTGCGCCAC GTCTTGTTGGAGCTGCTGCCGCGCCTCCTGGGCTCGGGCGCGCCCCCCGAGGTCCCCCGGGCCGCCTCGCCCCCAAGGCGGGCGTCGTCCGTGGGCATCCTGCTCCGCGCGGAGGAGCTGATATTAAAAAAGCCGCGGAGCGAGCTCGTGTTTGAGGGGCAGAGGTACCGGCACGGAACCTGGAGCG CTGCCCTCTGCCAGAACCTGGGCGCCGCCGCCCCCGAGATCCGCTGCTGTGTGGATGCCGTGAACTTCGTGGCCGAGAGCATGAGAGACCAGGAGGCCACCGGCGAGGTGGGGCGCTGCAGAGGTCCCCCACCCTCTCTGGTGCGGCAGGCTCCTGCAGTCTACAGAACTCAGCTTGTGCCCGCCCTTCCCCAGGAGGTGTCCGACTGGGTGTGCATGGGGAAGGCCCTTGACAACATCTGCTTCTGGGCTGCTCTGGTGCTCTTCAGTGTGGGGTCCAGCCTCATCTTCCTCGGGGGCTACATCAACCAAGTGCCTGAACTGCCCTACCCGCCGTGTATGTAG